From one Gemmatimonadota bacterium genomic stretch:
- a CDS encoding TonB-dependent receptor, with the protein RAQIRRLDELFRGAVPGMVAWNLGASPVLRFGSIRGATSLALNAPKVYVDGIEIANPVYLGSLDPATIERIEVIRGPQGAALFGSDAIGGVIQIVTRKGTPGAAPELTLDSRSAGGWVESVAGTRGGWLLDQALSASLAAPRLGMAAGGSLLRMGQRAEGGGERRAAFAGMRLAGGPVAAELSVRGSIYAWESPVNAVLRANGLRPLSPALEQPQEVREQIFGLTLQHSVGNRWFHSLTLGRDQSQLRVAAERQPQLSPADSLLATSSGEISRTSARYAGRLRLADGPALAAAITLGGDVGELRHTTGEARERRATLRQDGGVFSQLEMGLEDALFLTAGVRAEHAGTFGEAFGEVAWLPQVGAAWVAELGPLSARARAAYGRAIRPPPADAAVALKRPGFEQQPNPELAPESQSGAEAGVDLSLGARASLQLTRYDQRVEGLIQGVLLPRSHTTAFMQQNIGVIANRGWEVQGSLAVPPFFLTSTYASIDSRVVRIAPGYRGELREGDRIPEVPADAGSATLTFAAGGSTGSVTAWRIGNWINYDWLALYRAHLRHEKLLKPPRSYRIVYPPLIRYDLALTQELGRSVALLAKIENLADSRRGGRDNLQPGSGRIVSLGLRLVR; encoded by the coding sequence GTCTACGTCGACGGCATCGAGATCGCGAATCCGGTGTACCTCGGCTCGCTCGATCCCGCGACTATCGAGCGCATCGAGGTCATCCGCGGGCCGCAGGGCGCGGCGCTCTTCGGCTCCGATGCGATTGGCGGCGTGATTCAGATCGTCACCCGCAAGGGAACGCCGGGCGCCGCACCCGAGCTGACGCTGGACAGTCGCAGCGCGGGCGGCTGGGTTGAGTCCGTGGCCGGCACGCGCGGTGGCTGGCTGCTCGACCAGGCGCTGAGCGCTTCACTGGCCGCGCCCCGCCTGGGCATGGCCGCCGGCGGCTCGCTACTCCGCATGGGCCAGCGCGCGGAAGGCGGCGGCGAGCGGCGTGCGGCCTTTGCCGGGATGCGGCTGGCCGGCGGGCCGGTGGCCGCAGAGCTCTCGGTCCGGGGGAGCATCTACGCCTGGGAGTCTCCCGTGAACGCGGTGCTGCGCGCCAACGGGCTGCGTCCGCTCTCGCCGGCGCTCGAGCAGCCGCAGGAGGTGCGGGAGCAGATCTTCGGGTTGACGCTCCAGCATTCGGTCGGCAATCGCTGGTTCCATAGTCTCACGCTCGGCCGGGATCAGAGTCAGTTGCGGGTCGCGGCCGAGCGCCAGCCCCAGCTCTCCCCGGCCGATTCGCTCCTCGCCACGAGCAGCGGCGAGATAAGCCGCACATCGGCCCGCTACGCCGGCCGCCTGCGCCTCGCCGACGGCCCCGCGCTGGCGGCAGCCATCACCCTGGGCGGCGATGTGGGAGAGCTGCGCCACACGACCGGCGAGGCGCGGGAGCGCCGCGCTACCCTGCGGCAGGACGGCGGCGTTTTCTCCCAGCTCGAGATGGGGCTCGAGGACGCGCTTTTCCTGACGGCCGGCGTCCGTGCGGAGCACGCCGGCACCTTCGGCGAGGCCTTCGGCGAAGTGGCCTGGCTGCCGCAGGTCGGCGCCGCCTGGGTGGCCGAGCTGGGCCCGCTCAGCGCCAGGGCGCGCGCCGCCTACGGCCGGGCGATCCGGCCGCCGCCAGCCGATGCGGCCGTGGCGCTCAAGCGGCCGGGCTTCGAGCAGCAGCCCAACCCCGAGCTGGCGCCCGAGTCGCAGAGCGGCGCCGAGGCCGGCGTCGACCTGAGCCTGGGCGCGCGGGCCTCGCTCCAGCTCACCCGCTACGACCAGCGGGTCGAGGGGCTGATCCAGGGGGTGCTGCTGCCCCGCTCGCATACCACCGCCTTCATGCAGCAGAACATCGGGGTGATCGCCAACCGCGGCTGGGAGGTGCAGGGCTCGCTGGCCGTGCCGCCCTTCTTCCTGACCAGCACCTACGCCAGCATCGACAGCCGGGTCGTACGCATCGCGCCGGGCTACCGGGGAGAGCTGCGCGAGGGCGACCGGATCCCCGAGGTGCCTGCCGACGCCGGTTCCGCCACTCTCACCTTCGCGGCCGGCGGCAGCACAGGCTCGGTCACCGCCTGGCGCATTGGCAACTGGATCAACTACGACTGGCTCGCGCTCTATCGCGCGCACCTGCGCCACGAGAAGCTGCTCAAGCCGCCCCGGTCCTATCGCATCGTCTATCCGCCGCTCATCCGCTACGACCTGGCGCTGACCCAGGAGCTCGGCCGCTCGGTCGCGCTCCTGGCCAAGATCGAGAACCTGGCCGATTCGCGGCGCGGCGGGCGAGACAACCTGCAGCCGGGAAGTGGCCGCATCGTCTCCCTGGGGCTGCGGCTGGTCCGCTGA
- the dapD gene encoding 2,3,4,5-tetrahydropyridine-2,6-dicarboxylate N-succinyltransferase: MHELQKAIDSAFERRHQLSPASVDRATSDAVLAAVDLLDRGAARVAEKREGEWTVNQWLKKAVLLWFRIAQDRVSDAGYTRFYDRIPLKYAGHGEEEFRAQGARVVPHALVRRGAYVAPDVVLMPSYVNTGAYVDSGTMVDTWATVGSCAQIGRNVHVSGGAGIGGVLEPVQARPTIIEDECFIGARSEIVEGVIVERGAVISMGVFIGQSTRIYDRATGEITFGRVPAGAVVVPGSLPAAESGWRRLVRGPSHSLYCAVIVKRVDEQTRTRVGVNELLRGIWADER; the protein is encoded by the coding sequence ATGCACGAACTGCAAAAGGCCATCGACTCGGCGTTCGAACGCCGCCACCAGCTCTCGCCGGCGAGCGTGGACCGCGCCACCAGCGATGCCGTGCTCGCAGCCGTGGACCTGCTGGACCGGGGCGCGGCCCGCGTGGCCGAGAAGCGGGAAGGCGAGTGGACCGTCAATCAGTGGCTCAAGAAGGCAGTGCTGCTCTGGTTCCGCATTGCCCAGGATCGCGTCAGTGATGCAGGCTACACCCGCTTCTACGACCGCATCCCCCTCAAGTACGCCGGCCATGGGGAGGAGGAATTCCGCGCCCAGGGCGCGCGCGTCGTGCCGCACGCGCTGGTGCGCCGCGGGGCCTACGTGGCGCCCGACGTCGTGCTGATGCCCAGCTACGTCAACACCGGCGCCTACGTGGACAGCGGGACGATGGTGGACACCTGGGCCACGGTGGGCTCGTGCGCCCAGATCGGCAGGAACGTGCATGTCTCCGGCGGCGCGGGGATCGGCGGTGTGCTCGAGCCCGTGCAAGCCCGACCGACCATCATCGAGGACGAATGCTTCATCGGCGCGCGCTCCGAGATCGTGGAGGGCGTGATCGTCGAGCGGGGCGCCGTAATCTCGATGGGCGTCTTCATCGGGCAGAGCACCCGCATTTATGACCGGGCGACGGGCGAGATCACGTTCGGCCGCGTGCCCGCCGGCGCCGTGGTGGTGCCCGGCAGCCTGCCCGCCGCAGAGAGCGGGTGGCGCCGCCTGGTGAGAGGCCCGAGCCACAGCCTCTACTGCGCCGTGATCGTCAAGCGGGTGGACGAGCAGACGCGCACGCGCGTGGGCGTCAACGAGCTGCTGCGCGGGATCTGGGCGGACGAGCGCTGA
- a CDS encoding toxin-antitoxin system HicB family antitoxin encodes MSQLSLRLPDSLHAAVKEWAARDNVSTNQFVMLAVAEKISALATAEYFARRAARAPSRDRYLALLAKAPAAKSADKDRL; translated from the coding sequence AGCCAGCTCAGCCTTCGCCTGCCGGATTCATTGCATGCCGCCGTAAAGGAGTGGGCGGCCCGGGACAATGTCTCGACCAACCAGTTCGTCATGCTGGCGGTCGCCGAGAAGATCTCGGCCCTGGCAACTGCCGAATATTTCGCGAGACGCGCGGCTCGGGCTCCAAGTAGGGACAGGTACCTGGCTCTTCTCGCCAAGGCCCCTGCAGCCAAGTCGGCCGACAAGGACCGTCTCTGA